The Gammaproteobacteria bacterium genome has a segment encoding these proteins:
- the dtd gene encoding D-aminoacyl-tRNA deacylase, producing MIGLLQRVSSASVTVAGETIAVIGGGLLVLVAVEKGDAAAQAQRLAERLLAYRVFEDEGGRMNRDVREAQGSVLLVPQFTLAATTDRGNRPSFSAAAEPAAGRELFELLVREMATRFPRVSMGRFGANMAVSLVNDGPVTFWLRVAPEAAQA from the coding sequence ATGATCGGACTCCTGCAGCGCGTCTCCTCGGCGAGCGTCACCGTGGCTGGCGAGACTATCGCAGTGATCGGCGGCGGCTTGCTGGTGCTGGTCGCGGTGGAGAAGGGCGATGCCGCGGCTCAGGCGCAGCGGCTGGCCGAACGCCTGCTGGCCTACCGGGTTTTCGAGGACGAAGGCGGACGCATGAACCGCGATGTGCGCGAGGCGCAGGGCAGCGTATTGCTGGTGCCCCAGTTCACGCTGGCCGCCACCACGGACCGGGGCAATCGTCCGAGCTTCAGCGCCGCCGCCGAACCCGCCGCCGGTCGGGAGCTGTTCGAGCTGCTGGTGCGCGAGATGGCCACGCGTTTTCCGCGAGTCAGCATGGGACGTTTCGGCGCCAACATGGCAGTCAGCCTGGTCAACGACGGACCGGTGACCTTCTGGCTGCGCGTCGCTCCGGAGGCTGCGCAGGCGTGA
- the tatA gene encoding Sec-independent protein translocase subunit TatA, with protein MGSLSIWHWLIVLLIAVVIFGTKRLGSIGTDLGTAVKGFRKAMADADAEDDEAPQKKLKKQADSTFDENQKEAAGKKSG; from the coding sequence ATGGGTTCATTGAGCATCTGGCACTGGCTGATCGTGCTGCTGATCGCCGTGGTCATTTTCGGTACCAAGCGGCTCGGGTCCATCGGGACGGATCTCGGCACCGCGGTGAAGGGCTTCCGCAAGGCCATGGCGGATGCCGACGCCGAGGATGACGAGGCGCCCCAGAAGAAGCTGAAGAAGCAGGCTGACTCGACGTTCGACGAGAACCAGAAAGAGGCCGCCGGCAAGAAGTCTGGTTGA
- the tatB gene encoding Sec-independent protein translocase protein TatB, which translates to MFDVGFWELVVIFVIGLLVLGPERLPRVATQIGQWAGKARRMARMLGNQLQDEMNAVDPRRIMDPPPAPRPTATSAWSRPGVDDLKADAPTVDEHPGDAGEPRSEAPTGNSQP; encoded by the coding sequence ATGTTTGACGTCGGCTTCTGGGAGCTCGTGGTCATCTTCGTCATCGGGCTGCTCGTCCTCGGGCCCGAACGGCTGCCGCGTGTAGCCACCCAGATCGGGCAGTGGGCCGGCAAGGCGCGCCGTATGGCCCGCATGCTGGGCAACCAGTTGCAGGACGAGATGAACGCGGTGGATCCGCGTCGCATCATGGATCCGCCGCCGGCGCCCCGGCCCACGGCCACCTCCGCCTGGAGCCGGCCGGGGGTGGACGACCTGAAAGCGGACGCACCGACCGTCGACGAGCACCCCGGCGATGCCGGCGAGCCGCGGTCGGAGGCACCCACGGGCAACAGCCAGCCCTGA
- the tatC gene encoding twin-arginine translocase subunit TatC, which yields MANPGDEREEEVLEEAPLLTHLTELRDRLLRAVAAVLVVFAILAPFARRIFSVVAQPLIAQLPEGATMIATQVASPFVTPIKTTFFVALFIAMPVVIYQTWAFVAPGLYRKERRFAVPLLVSSVILFYIGAAFAYFLVFPTVFRFLAATTPEGVTMMTDIASYLDFALLTSFSFGAAFEVPIATVLLIGTGIVSAETLARQRAYVFLGAFIVAAVLTPPDVVSQIMLAVPMYLLFEAGLVLARTLYPATADDSSTGKSAA from the coding sequence ATGGCAAACCCCGGCGATGAGCGCGAGGAAGAGGTGCTCGAAGAAGCGCCGCTCCTCACCCACCTGACCGAGCTGCGCGACCGCCTGCTGCGGGCCGTCGCCGCGGTACTGGTGGTGTTCGCGATCCTGGCGCCCTTCGCCCGCAGGATCTTTTCCGTGGTGGCGCAGCCCCTGATCGCGCAGTTGCCGGAAGGCGCCACCATGATCGCCACCCAGGTGGCATCGCCCTTCGTGACACCGATCAAGACGACTTTCTTTGTCGCTCTCTTCATCGCCATGCCCGTGGTGATCTACCAGACCTGGGCATTCGTCGCGCCCGGCCTCTACCGCAAGGAGCGGCGTTTTGCGGTGCCGCTGCTCGTGAGCAGCGTGATCCTTTTCTACATCGGTGCGGCGTTTGCCTATTTCCTGGTGTTTCCGACGGTGTTCCGGTTTCTCGCCGCGACGACGCCCGAGGGCGTGACCATGATGACCGACATCGCGAGCTATCTCGACTTTGCGCTGCTGACTTCTTTCTCCTTCGGCGCTGCCTTCGAGGTGCCAATCGCTACGGTACTGCTGATCGGCACCGGGATCGTGTCGGCCGAGACCCTGGCGCGCCAGCGCGCCTATGTGTTTCTCGGCGCGTTCATCGTTGCCGCCGTGCTCACGCCGCCGGATGTCGTTTCCCAGATCATGCTGGCAGTGCCCATGTATCTGCTCTTCGAGGCCGGCCTGGTGCTGGCGCGAACGCTCTACCCGGCGACAGCCGACGACAGCAGCACCGGCAAGAGCGCCGCATGA
- a CDS encoding oligopeptide transporter, OPT family: protein MELQRELTLRALVLGGVLAVLLGAANAYLGLFAGMTVSACIPSAVISMGVLRLLGHGGIRENTMVMTQASAGEAIAAAAIFTLPAMVLLGVWERFPYLWVTAIALIGGMLGVLLTIPLRRALIVEQRLKFPEGTAVAEVLRAGERAGGALRALVASGLLGAAIKFCETGLRLWPGTAQVAGFIGNGLVYAGANLSPALLGIGYIVGLNVAILVFLGSMLSWNIAIPIYAAWFAPGDPALAPALAAGIPAADLAYEIWSRKIRYLGVGAMLVGGLWALVAIRHSLASGVQSGLRQFRRSNQGETALAERDLPMPWVLAGIIACVFPIFGLYQQIVTSFGIAAAMAVTMLVASFLFSSVAAYMAGLVGSSNNPISGVTMATMLLSSLLLLALLGNDTRGPAAAIMIGAVVCCAASLGGDLLQDLKTGELVGATPWKQQLALAGGVLVSVFVMAPVLNLLLGAYGIGVPTPEHPNPLVAPQATLMASVAQGVFGGGLPWVMVGTGAAIGVAIVIADEWLRRRGASFRAPVLAVAVGIYLPLEVNTPIFVGGLIAWAVQRQTGREDSGAGSGTLFAAGLITGEALVGILLAIPIVLTGSTEVFAVPAAFRPGALAGLAAVLLTAELLYRIARR from the coding sequence ATGGAGCTTCAACGCGAGCTGACACTGCGTGCACTCGTGCTCGGCGGCGTGCTCGCCGTGCTGCTCGGCGCTGCCAACGCCTACCTCGGGCTGTTCGCTGGCATGACGGTCTCGGCCTGCATCCCATCAGCGGTGATCTCCATGGGAGTGCTGCGGCTGCTCGGCCACGGCGGGATCCGCGAGAACACCATGGTCATGACCCAGGCCTCAGCCGGCGAAGCCATCGCCGCGGCGGCCATCTTCACGTTGCCCGCGATGGTGCTGCTCGGGGTATGGGAGCGCTTTCCGTACCTGTGGGTCACCGCGATCGCCCTCATCGGCGGCATGCTCGGCGTACTGCTGACGATTCCCCTGCGTCGGGCACTGATCGTCGAGCAGCGGCTGAAATTCCCCGAGGGCACTGCAGTCGCCGAGGTGTTGCGGGCTGGCGAACGTGCGGGCGGGGCACTGCGAGCGCTCGTCGCTTCGGGCCTGCTCGGGGCCGCGATCAAGTTCTGCGAAACCGGCCTGCGGCTTTGGCCCGGCACCGCGCAGGTTGCCGGGTTCATCGGAAACGGTCTCGTCTACGCCGGTGCCAATCTGTCGCCGGCGCTGCTCGGCATCGGCTACATCGTCGGTTTGAATGTCGCCATTCTGGTCTTCCTCGGCAGCATGCTCTCCTGGAACATCGCCATCCCGATCTACGCAGCATGGTTCGCGCCTGGTGACCCGGCACTCGCGCCGGCGCTCGCCGCCGGGATCCCGGCCGCCGACCTCGCCTATGAGATCTGGTCGCGCAAGATCCGCTACCTGGGGGTCGGTGCGATGCTGGTCGGCGGGTTATGGGCCCTGGTGGCGATCCGTCACTCGCTCGCCTCCGGCGTGCAAAGCGGCCTGCGGCAGTTCCGCCGCTCGAACCAGGGAGAGACCGCCCTGGCCGAGCGCGATCTGCCCATGCCCTGGGTGCTCGCCGGCATCATCGCCTGTGTCTTCCCGATCTTCGGTCTCTACCAGCAGATCGTGACGAGTTTCGGCATTGCTGCCGCCATGGCTGTGACGATGCTGGTCGCGTCCTTCCTGTTCTCATCCGTCGCCGCCTACATGGCGGGCCTGGTCGGATCCTCGAACAACCCGATTTCGGGCGTCACGATGGCCACCATGCTGTTGTCCTCGTTGCTGCTGCTCGCGCTGCTCGGCAACGACACGCGCGGCCCGGCGGCTGCGATCATGATTGGCGCAGTGGTCTGCTGCGCGGCCTCGCTCGGGGGCGACCTGCTGCAGGATCTGAAGACCGGCGAACTGGTCGGTGCCACTCCCTGGAAACAGCAACTCGCGCTCGCCGGTGGCGTGCTGGTGTCGGTGTTCGTGATGGCGCCGGTGCTGAACCTGCTCCTCGGTGCCTACGGCATCGGCGTGCCGACGCCGGAACATCCGAATCCGCTGGTGGCGCCACAGGCGACCCTGATGGCCTCGGTGGCGCAGGGCGTGTTCGGCGGCGGGCTGCCCTGGGTCATGGTTGGGACGGGTGCGGCGATTGGCGTTGCGATCGTCATTGCGGACGAGTGGCTGCGGCGTCGTGGCGCGTCGTTTCGTGCGCCGGTCCTGGCGGTGGCTGTGGGCATCTACCTGCCGCTGGAAGTAAACACACCGATTTTCGTCGGTGGCCTGATCGCCTGGGCCGTGCAGCGACAGACTGGCAGGGAGGACTCCGGCGCCGGTTCCGGGACGTTGTTCGCGGCGGGACTGATCACCGGCGAAGCGCTGGTCGGAATTCTGCTCGCCATTCCCATCGTCCTGACCGGCAGCACCGAGGTGTTCGCCGTCCCTGCGGCGTTTCGTCCCGGCGCTCTTGCGGGACTCGCGGCCGTGCTGCTCACCGCGGAGCTGTTGTACCGGATCGCGCGCCGGTGA
- a CDS encoding DUF1330 domain-containing protein, with protein sequence MPAYIVSLCEFTNMTPALKEYAQKSADLLHKHGGKYIVRSKPVEVMEGDKMPGKSMIIVEFPTMEQLLAYLKGDEYQKGTKHLRQGTGIYDIAIYESPPPHMQ encoded by the coding sequence ATGCCTGCCTACATTGTCTCGTTGTGCGAATTCACCAACATGACGCCGGCCCTGAAGGAGTACGCGCAGAAGTCAGCCGACCTCCTGCACAAGCACGGCGGCAAGTACATCGTGCGCAGCAAGCCCGTAGAAGTCATGGAAGGCGACAAGATGCCAGGCAAGTCCATGATCATCGTCGAGTTTCCGACCATGGAGCAACTGCTGGCCTATCTCAAGGGGGACGAATACCAGAAGGGCACCAAGCATCTGCGCCAGGGTACGGGCATCTACGACATCGCGATCTACGAGTCGCCACCCCCGCACATGCAATAA
- a CDS encoding PaaI family thioesterase, with protein sequence MTDLAVDANQCFVCGPGNPLGLRLRFRMEEEVCRTEFTPGPFHCGYERLVHGGIIFSALDDVMANWLFLQGMRGHTARCEVRYREPLELGQSLRLEGRLLKRKGPLAMLSGKAVRTDDHALVAEAEGTFMIVGRIGAG encoded by the coding sequence ATGACCGATCTTGCCGTCGATGCCAACCAGTGTTTCGTCTGCGGACCGGGCAATCCCCTCGGGCTGCGACTGCGATTCCGCATGGAGGAGGAAGTCTGCCGCACGGAGTTTACCCCCGGGCCCTTCCACTGTGGCTATGAGCGGCTCGTGCACGGCGGCATCATCTTCAGCGCACTCGACGACGTCATGGCCAACTGGCTGTTCCTGCAAGGCATGCGCGGTCATACCGCGCGCTGCGAGGTACGCTATCGCGAGCCGCTGGAACTCGGCCAGTCGCTGCGGCTGGAAGGCCGGCTGCTCAAGCGCAAGGGGCCGCTGGCGATGCTCAGTGGCAAGGCCGTGCGCACGGACGACCACGCGCTGGTGGCCGAAGCCGAGGGCACCTTCATGATCGTCGGCCGGATCGGCGCGGGCTGA
- a CDS encoding HIT family protein: MAYDPDNIFAKILRGEIPAFRVYEDEHTLAIMDVMPQADGHTLVLPKSPAENLFDLDPGAAAAVIRTGQKIARAVRAAFAADGVTLMQFNGAAAGQTVFHFHLHVLPRHAERPLRSHGRRMADAATLEEHARRIREALERG, encoded by the coding sequence GTGGCATACGATCCCGACAACATTTTCGCGAAGATCCTGCGCGGCGAAATACCCGCCTTTCGCGTGTACGAGGACGAGCACACGCTGGCCATCATGGATGTGATGCCGCAGGCCGACGGTCACACCCTGGTCCTGCCGAAGTCGCCGGCCGAGAACCTCTTCGACCTCGATCCGGGCGCCGCGGCCGCCGTTATCCGGACGGGCCAGAAAATCGCGCGTGCCGTACGTGCGGCGTTCGCTGCCGACGGAGTCACGCTGATGCAGTTCAACGGCGCTGCCGCGGGCCAGACGGTGTTCCATTTTCACCTGCATGTGCTGCCGCGTCATGCCGAGCGCCCGCTACGCAGCCACGGCCGCCGCATGGCCGACGCGGCCACACTCGAGGAACACGCGCGGCGCATACGCGAGGCGCTGGAGCGCGGCTGA
- a CDS encoding diguanylate cyclase: MIVRSAIETDAGDGAAFRRVQRSLARIDGLLVALALLYVVVMPQAVSHRGLYLAAIAVFAVVSGALRFAAVGTASPRRARFAGACVMVLVITAILASAEGARGSIAGFYVLPVITVALTMGGTASALVLAVVVACRLALDYFGGAQAALTPAYGLALFVELLPLMLVAFLAATLVEHADEIQEQLRSMAERDDLTGVLNLEAFTKLVEEELRSADQRGTALALLLVDVEGLKSANERYGHEAGNRALKALAQALQRSCRSVDLVARYGGDEFVMYLSGAGAAVARVVANRVRHNVATTTLEFGGKLHRLTVGVGVAVFPADGRQLRDLLNKAAATLESDKNSRRPLPPVASRAGG, encoded by the coding sequence ATGATCGTGCGCAGCGCCATCGAAACGGATGCCGGAGACGGCGCAGCTTTTCGCCGTGTGCAGCGCAGCCTCGCGCGCATCGACGGGCTGCTGGTCGCGCTGGCGCTGTTGTATGTCGTCGTCATGCCACAGGCGGTATCGCATCGCGGGCTGTATCTTGCGGCCATTGCGGTCTTCGCCGTCGTGTCGGGCGCGCTGCGCTTTGCAGCCGTTGGCACTGCGTCTCCACGCCGGGCGCGGTTTGCCGGAGCCTGCGTGATGGTGCTGGTCATCACCGCCATTCTCGCCTCGGCAGAGGGTGCGCGCGGGTCGATCGCCGGTTTTTATGTCCTCCCCGTGATCACCGTTGCGCTGACGATGGGCGGCACCGCGAGCGCCCTGGTGCTGGCGGTGGTGGTGGCATGCCGTCTCGCGCTCGACTACTTCGGCGGAGCGCAGGCAGCGCTGACGCCCGCCTACGGGCTTGCGCTGTTCGTGGAGCTCCTGCCGTTGATGCTGGTGGCGTTCCTGGCGGCCACGCTGGTCGAGCACGCGGATGAGATTCAGGAGCAGCTGCGATCGATGGCCGAGCGTGACGACCTGACGGGTGTCCTCAACCTGGAAGCATTCACGAAACTCGTCGAAGAGGAGCTGCGCAGCGCCGATCAGCGGGGCACGGCGCTCGCCCTGCTGCTGGTCGATGTCGAGGGCCTGAAATCCGCCAACGAGCGGTACGGCCACGAGGCCGGCAACCGGGCGCTGAAGGCACTGGCACAGGCTCTGCAGCGAAGCTGCCGGTCGGTAGACCTGGTGGCGCGCTACGGCGGCGATGAGTTCGTGATGTACCTGTCGGGCGCCGGCGCTGCGGTTGCCCGGGTGGTTGCGAACCGCGTCCGGCACAACGTCGCGACGACCACGCTGGAGTTCGGCGGAAAACTGCACCGCCTGACCGTGGGCGTCGGTGTGGCGGTATTTCCGGCCGACGGCCGGCAATTGCGCGATCTGCTCAACAAGGCCGCCGCGACCCTGGAGAGCGACAAGAATAGCCGCAGGCCGCTACCGCCGGTTGCCTCGCGCGCCGGCGGTTAG
- a CDS encoding S41 family peptidase — translation MARFPRNAPWLALCGAAIGVVVSVAGPVLAGRSTASDSLPWDDVRLLTEVLERVKQEYVEPVDDHQLLESAVRGMITTLDPHSQLLDADEYEEVRISTAGNYSGVGLEVNLRNGQVLVVAPIEGAAAEKAGIRSGDVIVSIDGLLITEDNINFAVGRLRGPPGTPVNVTVSRPGEAKTLSFDLVRNHVQVHSVRADLLEPGYAYVRISQFSDTTGSDLRQALADMRERPGGAELRGLVLDLRNNPGGVLEAAVEVSDDFLPAGLIVSASGRGSDSNFRHEAQAGDLMAGAPIVVLVNGGSASASEIVAGALQDNHRATIMGSQTFGKGSVQTVMPLSDGRAIKLTTSRYYTPSGHSINGAGIVPDILLESEPPGAETNDGAGFGAPGDVAVSRALAELKAGSGSTARNSAE, via the coding sequence ATGGCCCGCTTCCCACGAAATGCACCCTGGCTGGCGCTGTGTGGCGCTGCCATCGGCGTCGTCGTGTCCGTTGCAGGGCCTGTGCTTGCGGGTCGCAGCACCGCGAGCGACAGCCTGCCATGGGACGACGTGCGCCTGCTCACAGAGGTGCTCGAGCGCGTCAAGCAGGAGTATGTCGAACCCGTCGACGACCACCAGCTGCTGGAAAGCGCCGTGCGCGGCATGATCACCACCCTCGATCCGCATTCGCAGTTGCTCGATGCGGACGAGTACGAGGAGGTCCGCATCAGCACAGCCGGCAATTACTCCGGCGTGGGGCTCGAGGTGAACCTGCGCAACGGCCAGGTGCTCGTCGTCGCGCCGATCGAGGGTGCTGCGGCGGAAAAAGCCGGGATCCGCAGCGGGGACGTCATCGTGAGCATAGACGGCCTGCTGATCACCGAGGACAACATCAATTTCGCGGTCGGCCGGCTGCGCGGACCGCCGGGCACGCCGGTCAACGTCACCGTATCGAGGCCCGGCGAGGCGAAGACGCTGAGCTTCGACCTGGTACGCAACCATGTGCAGGTGCACAGCGTTCGCGCGGACCTGCTCGAGCCCGGCTATGCCTATGTCCGCATCAGCCAGTTCAGCGACACGACCGGCAGCGATCTGCGCCAGGCGCTTGCCGACATGCGCGAGCGGCCCGGAGGCGCGGAGTTGCGCGGCCTGGTCCTGGATTTACGCAACAATCCCGGCGGGGTCCTCGAGGCGGCGGTGGAGGTGAGTGACGACTTTCTGCCCGCGGGGCTCATCGTCAGTGCGAGCGGCCGGGGCAGCGATTCGAACTTCCGCCACGAGGCACAGGCCGGTGACCTGATGGCCGGCGCGCCAATCGTCGTGCTGGTGAACGGCGGCTCGGCTTCCGCATCCGAGATCGTGGCCGGCGCACTGCAGGACAACCATCGGGCCACCATCATGGGCAGCCAGACCTTCGGCAAGGGTTCCGTGCAGACGGTCATGCCCCTGTCCGACGGGCGCGCCATCAAGCTGACGACTTCGCGTTACTACACGCCTTCCGGGCACTCCATCAATGGTGCCGGCATCGTCCCGGACATCCTCCTGGAGTCCGAGCCGCCAGGGGCCGAAACGAACGACGGCGCGGGCTTTGGGGCACCAGGCGATGTGGCGGTCAGCCGCGCCCTGGCAGAGCTCAAGGCCGGCAGCGGGTCGACCGCCCGGAACAGCGCCGAATAA